The Oncorhynchus nerka isolate Pitt River linkage group LG12, Oner_Uvic_2.0, whole genome shotgun sequence genome includes a region encoding these proteins:
- the LOC115127192 gene encoding glycoprotein hormone beta-5-like → MLPCRSLPLSILLLLLVVAEAGLCVAVTTQLHGGFRGCAVRDFSFVAQKPGCRNLRIETEACWGRCHTWEKPLPEPPYVQRHHRVCSYGRTRYLTVRLPGCQPHVSPLYPYPLALQCHCAVCSTQDTECETF, encoded by the exons atGTTGCCGTgccgctccctccctctgtctattcTCTTGCTCCTCCTGGTTGTTGCGGAGGCGGGCCTGTGCGTTGCTGTCACGACCCAGCTGCACGGTGGCTTCCGTGGCTGCGCGGTGCGGGATTTTTCCTTCGTGGCCCAGAAGCCGGGATGCAGGAACCTCCGCATCGAGACGGAGGCCTGCTGGGGCCGCTGCCATACCTGGGAG AAGCCGCTCCCAGAGCCCCCCTACGTCCAGCGGCATCACCGTGTGTGTTCCTACGGTCGTACTCGCTACCTGACGGTCCGTCTGCCAGGCTGCCAGCCCCACGTCTCTCCGCTCTACCCCTACCCCCTCGCTCTGCAGTGTCACTGCGCCGTCTGTTCCACACAGGATACGGAGTGTGAGACGTTCTGA